The DNA sequence CACGGTCCCCATCGATCTCGGCAACGCCGAACCGCTCCGGATCCTCCACCTCCTTGAGCAGGATCATGGCGCCACCGGCTTGGGCCCGGTACGCCTCGACCGACGGGGCCAATGGCGCCCCGAAGAGGTTGTCGCCCAGCAGCACGACCACGGACTGCCCCTCGGCGAAGTGTTCGGCCAACCCCAAGGCCTCGGCGATACCTCCCTCTCCCTCCTGGTAGGCGTAGTGGAGGCGCTGAAGCCCGAACTCACGGCCGTTGCCCAGCAGGCGCAGGAAGTCGCCCGCTTCACTCCCACCGGTGACGACCAGGATGTCGCGAATCCCGGCGTGCACCAGCTGCTGAAGCGGGTAGTAGATCATCGGCCGGTCGTAGACCGGCAGCAGGTGCTTGTTGGTGACCCGGGTCATGGGAAGCAGCCGCGTGCCCAACCCCCCGGCCAGAACGATCCCTCTCATCGTGCGCTCCCCACCCGTTCGCGCTCCCGCATTCGGACATGAAGGTCGAGCGTTTCTTGCCACTGGGGCAGCGAGCGACCGAGGAAGTGCTCGGTCGCCGTGGTATCCAACACGGAGTAGGCGGGTCGCGGAGCTGCTGCCCCCCACTCCGCAGTGGTGACCGGCTCGATGTCCGTCTTCAGTCCAGCACGACGACAGGCGGCCTGAGCGAGGTCCCACCACGTGGCCTCACCGCCATCGGCGACGTGCCACACCCCGTGCACTTCCCTCTCTGCGAGTTCGCGCAGCACCTGCGCGAGTCCTGGAGCATACGTGGGGCGCCCGCGCTGGTCCGCGACCACGCGCAGCGGATCGCCCCGTGTCGCGCGATCGAGGATGGCGTCGACGAAGTTCCGTCCACCGGGCCCGTAGAGCCAGGACGTGCGGACGATGGCCCACTCCGCGGCCTCGGCCCGTACCGCCTCCTCCCCCGCCCGCTTGGAGGCCCCGTACACCCCCAAGGGAGCCGTGGGGTCGTCGGGTCTGTACGGCCGTCGCCCCTGGCCATCGAACACGAAATCGGTCGAGAGGTACAGCAGTCGGGCGCCCACCGCGGCGCACGCCTGCGCAACAGCCCGCGTTCCGTCCCGGTTCACTGCCCAGGCGCGCTCGGGCTCGTCCTCGGCGCGGTCCACCTGGGTGAAGGCGGCGCAGTGGACAACGGTGCTCGGCCGGTCCCCACGGACCCGCGCCCGTACCGCGGCGGGATCGGTAACGTCCAACTCGTGGTGCCCATAGGCCAACACGGGGCGCCCCGCCTCGCGGAAGGCGGCCACCACGGCCGATCCCAACAGTCCGGCCGCTCCGGTCACCAACACCGCACCGGGGGCCCCCCGCTCTCCACGCGACGTCATGGCCGTAGAGTACACGGAGCACTTCGGATCTCAAAGACCGCTGGAATGGCCAGGCGGCCCCTGCGTGGGCGGTACCCC is a window from the Gemmatimonadota bacterium genome containing:
- a CDS encoding sugar phosphate nucleotidyltransferase, encoding MRGIVLAGGLGTRLLPMTRVTNKHLLPVYDRPMIYYPLQQLVHAGIRDILVVTGGSEAGDFLRLLGNGREFGLQRLHYAYQEGEGGIAEALGLAEHFAEGQSVVVLLGDNLFGAPLAPSVEAYRAQAGGAMILLKEVEDPERFGVAEIDGDRVTRIVEKPRNPTSRLAVTGCYFYDARVFDIIRGLSPSQRGELEITDVNNRYIEWGEMRHGTLSGWWTDAGTVASLYRASRLVAESTEPVVRAPMAGVPEAG
- the rfbD gene encoding dTDP-4-dehydrorhamnose reductase; protein product: MTSRGERGAPGAVLVTGAAGLLGSAVVAAFREAGRPVLAYGHHELDVTDPAAVRARVRGDRPSTVVHCAAFTQVDRAEDEPERAWAVNRDGTRAVAQACAAVGARLLYLSTDFVFDGQGRRPYRPDDPTAPLGVYGASKRAGEEAVRAEAAEWAIVRTSWLYGPGGRNFVDAILDRATRGDPLRVVADQRGRPTYAPGLAQVLRELAEREVHGVWHVADGGEATWWDLAQAACRRAGLKTDIEPVTTAEWGAAAPRPAYSVLDTTATEHFLGRSLPQWQETLDLHVRMRERERVGSAR